In bacterium, the genomic stretch AAACCGACGAGACATTCTTAACTCCGCAATTCGATGTCGCACTCGAAGTGCTGCGAAAGAGACTTGAAGAGAGGTCTCCGGAAATCCTCAGCAAAATCGTTCAACAAGAGCAGAGGGCACTTGAGCTCAAGCTTGCAAACAAGGAGAAGTACCCGGACTTTTCGGCTACCTTCCAGTGGCAGAAAACAGGTTCGGAGTTTCCCGATTACTACATGACGATGTTTGAAGCGCGTATCCCGCTGTACTACTGGCGTAAGCAAAAGCCTGCCATTGCACAGGCAACGCTGGAGCTGCAAGCCAGCAAGAATGAAAAGGAAGCGACACTAAAAAAATTAAATGCAGACTTAAAGGCGGCATACATAAGCGCGACAACTACAGCAAACCTTGCGAAACTCTACAATGAAGGAATCATTCCGCAGAGTCGAATCAGTCTGGAGTCGACACTCTCGGCTTATCAAGTGGGAAAAGTTGACTTCCTGACGCTTCTCAACAGCGGCACTACACTGTTGAACTACGAAAGCGAATTCTTGCGTCGCGTAGCCGATCACGAAAAAGCAGTAGCAAGGATTGAGGAGATTACGGGCCAGCTGATTACGCCAACCGGAATTGAGCTTACTACGGAGTTAGGGCTATGAATAAAAGAACAATCATCATTATCGTCTTAGTTATCGCAGGACTTTTCGCGGGAGGATTCCTTTTCTTCACTAATGAAAAGGATGGACCATCAAAAAATACTGCTGAAGCTAAAGAGGTTTATTACTGCCCGATGCACAAAGAATATATCTCAGATAACCCGGGGAATTGCCCGATTTGCAGCATGAAGCTTGTCAAGAAAGAAGGCAGCGATCAGGAAGCGATGAAAAAAATGCAGGAACAATCGAGCGGTTCGCAGACATCGCAAATGTCGATGGATCAAATGCAAACGGCCTCTGCGCCAACAGGCGACACCGGGAGCGTCTTTATTCCACCGCAAAGACAACAGGTTTTGGGAGTGCGTTCGGTTCCGGCCGAAACCAAATCGTTATCACGAGAAATACGCACGGTTGGCAAGATAGCTTACGATGAAACACGCATCACTCATATTCATACGAAGTTTAACGGATGGGTAGAAAACGTTTTCGTAGATTTTGTTGGCCAGCCCGTAAAACGTGGCCAGCCGCTCTTTACCATTTACAGTCCCGAGCTTCTTTCCACGCAGCAGGAGTATCTACTCGCACTCCGTTCAGAAAAACAACTCGGAAACAGCTCGTTTGATTGGATCGCCAAGAGTCCAAGCAGTTTGACCGAGTCTGCAAAAGCTCGTTTACGACTCTGGGGAGTTTCGGAAGGCCAAATCGATGAAATTGCAAAGACCGGGAAAACGACACGGGCATTGACGATTTATTCGCCGGTAAGCGGCGTGGTTACACAAAGGGCCGCCTATCACCATGGAATGTATGTAACACCGGAGCTCGAGCTATACACAATTGTCGATCTTTCGACCGTGTGGTTGCTGGCTGACATTTATGAAAAAGACCTTCCGTTCATAAAAATGGGTCAAAGCGTACGCGTCCAGTTCCCCTATGCGGAACAACCGCCGATGAATGTAAAGGTGGATTTCTTTTATCCTTACCTGGATCCCAATACACGAACGGGACAGGTGCGGATTCAACTCCGCAACCCCAATAGTCAGTTCAAGCCTGATCAGTTTGTAAACGTGGTTCTTCAAACGCCGGAGAAAACAGTTCTCGTTGTTCCAAACGATGCAGTGCTGAACACCGGCGATAAACAGTATGTGTTCGTCGAATTAGGCAGCGGCTATTTCGATCCGCGCCAGGTTCAGATCGGCATTCAAACTAAAGAAGGAACGGAGATCGCAACCGGAGTAAAAGAAGGAGAACGCGTTGTAACTGCGGCCAACTTCCTGCTTGATTCTGAAGCAAGACTTCGGGGCGTTCTAGAGAACATGGGCAAACCGTCCAAGGCACAGACAATGCAAGTTGCTCCATCAACGGGTGGTCTTGTGATTCAAGTGCTGGAACCGAAAACAGCTAAGACCGGCGACAACAGGATGCGCGTATCCGTGAAAGACGCCGGCGGCAAACCTGTTAGCGGAGCCGAAGTGGAAGTGACCCTTTCCATGCCGCAAATGGGCGCCATGCCGCCGATGAGCAATAAAGCAATGCTCCTGGACCAGGGGAATGGGATCTATGCAGGCAACATCGAGTTTCAAATGGCATGGACCTGGGAAACAACAATCGTGGTGAAAAAAGAAAACAAAGTGATCGGCTCGATGAAAACGACCGTCACCGCAAGGTAAGGAGATGCCATGATAGACCGGATCATTGAGTATTCTGCGGCGCACAAGTTCATGGTCTTCTTGCTGGTCGGTTTTGCCTTCCTTGCCGGCATCTGGAGCATATACAACGTTCCATTGGACGCGATCCCTGATCTTTCCGACCCACAGGTGATCATTTACACGGAATGGCCGGGCAGAAGTCCGAATCTGGTGGAAGATCAGATTACATATCCATTAGTCTCTGCGATGCTTGCTGCGCCGCGTGTGAACATGGTTCGCGGGTTCTCCGATTACGGCTACTCCTACGTATACGTCATTTTTGACGAAGGCACTGACATCTACTGGGGTAGAAGTAGAGTATTAGAGTACATGAGCAAGCTCACCGGCAAATTGCCTCCTGACGTTACTCCAACACTTGGCCCAGATGCCACGGGTGTCGGATGGGCCTTTGAATACGCACTTGTGGACCGTAGCGGCCGAAATAATCTGGCTCAGCTCCGTTCTTTCAACGACTGGTATGTTCGTTACTGGCTGGAAAGCGTATCGGGCGTGGCGGAAGTTGCCACTGTCGGTGGTTTTGTCAAGCAGTATCAGGTCGTTGTTGATCCGAATAAGCTTCGTGCCTACCGCGTAACCGTTACGGACGTAATGGATGTGATACGCCGCAGCAACCGCGAAGTTGGCGGACGAGTGGTGGAATTTACCGGCAAAGAATATCTGATCCGCGGTCGCGGTTACATCAAAGGTATTTCCGATATTGAAAGCCTGCCGGTTGGTCCGCGCGCAATGAATGGCACATCAACTACTGGACCAAGGTCCACCTCCATGAGTAATGGAACATCAATGATGCCGGCAGCATCAACTCCAGTTTCGATAAATTCCGGTGTTCCGATTCGAGTTGCAGATGTCGCGCGAGTCGAACTCGGCCCGGAGATGAGACGAGGCGTTGCCGAGTTGAATGGCGAAGGCGAAGTTACCGGCGGAATTGTTGTTGTCCGTTACGGTCAGAATGTGAGTAAAGTGATCGACCAGGTGAAAGAAAAGATCAAGGAAGTCAAACCTTCATTTCCGGAAGGCGTCGAGTTCATTACGACTTATGACCGTTCGGATCTGATCCACCGCTCGATTGAAACATTGCGGCGCACGCTGATCGAAGAATTACTGATTGTCAGTCTGGTGATCCTCATTTTTCTGTGGCACGTTCCAAGCGCTATGATCCCGATTGCAACGATTCCGATTGCGGTGATCATCGCCTTTATTCCGATGTACGGCATGAACATCACTTCCAACATCATGTCTCTCGGAGGCATTGCGATTGCAATCGGGGCGATGGTAGATGCTGCGATAGTAGTTGTGGAGCAGACGCATAAAAAACTGGAACACTGGGACAAAGAAGGACGTCCCGGTGACTCAAAACGGGTGATCATTGACGCAGTCAAAGAAGTGGGTGGACCCTCTTTCTTTTCACTGTTAGTAATCGCGATCTCCTTTTTGCCGATTTTTGTTTTGCAGGCGCAAGAAGGGCGTTTATTCAAACCGTTAGCATTCACGAAAAATTTTTCGATGGCAATCGCGGCGGTGCTTGCCATTACATTGGATCCGGCATTGCGGCTCGCGATCATGCGGACGCGTGAATTCAGTTTTCGGCCGCGGGCGCTATCTCGCTTTGCCAATGCGATTTTCATTGGGAAGATTCACGATGAGGAGAATCATCCGATCAGCCGGCCTTTGATGAAAATTTACCACCCGGCGCTGCGATTTGCGCTCAATCACAAGTGGTTGATCCTCACAACAGCAGTGCTGGTTGTTGCGCTTACGGTGCCCGTATACAGGAAACTAGGTTCCGAATTCATGCCGCCGTTAAATGAAGGAACGATCCTGTACATGCCTATCACGCTTCCCGGCATATCCGTAACGGAAGCAACCAAATATTTACAAATCCAGGACAGGATGCTTATGCAATTCCCTGAAGTCCAAACCGTTTTTGGAAAAATAGGCAAAGCTGAAACATCTACCGATCCGGCTCCCATGAGCATGGTCGAAACGACAGTCACTCTCAAGCCTGAAGATCAATGGAGGGAAGTTCCTATGGAACGCTGGTATTCAAAACCGTGGGTTCCGGAATTCGTTAAAGTGCCGCTTCGAAGAATATGGCCGGATACAAAAAGAATCACCTGGGAAGAGCTCATTTCTGAAATGGACAGTAAAGTTCAAATTCCATCGTACGCGAATGCGTGGCTATTTCCGATCCGAACGCGAATCGATATGATTACAACCGGAATTCGGACTCCAGTTGGTGTGAAGGTGTTGGGGCCGAAGCTGGAAGTGATCGAACAAGTGGGGTTGGAGACGGAAAAAGTCTTAAAGAAAGTTCCTGGCACACGCAGCGCATTCTTTGAACGTGTTACGGGCGGCTACTATCTCGACTTCGAAGTGAATCGCGAAGAAGCAGCTCGCTACGGACTCGCAGTCGACGACATCAACGATGTGATTGAATCTGCGATCGGAGGGATGAGTATCAGCACAACCATCGAAGGACGCGAACGCTATCCGATTAACGTCCGTTACGCGCGTTCTATGCGCGATGATTTGAATGCGCTCGG encodes the following:
- a CDS encoding efflux RND transporter periplasmic adaptor subunit, whose translation is MNKRTIIIIVLVIAGLFAGGFLFFTNEKDGPSKNTAEAKEVYYCPMHKEYISDNPGNCPICSMKLVKKEGSDQEAMKKMQEQSSGSQTSQMSMDQMQTASAPTGDTGSVFIPPQRQQVLGVRSVPAETKSLSREIRTVGKIAYDETRITHIHTKFNGWVENVFVDFVGQPVKRGQPLFTIYSPELLSTQQEYLLALRSEKQLGNSSFDWIAKSPSSLTESAKARLRLWGVSEGQIDEIAKTGKTTRALTIYSPVSGVVTQRAAYHHGMYVTPELELYTIVDLSTVWLLADIYEKDLPFIKMGQSVRVQFPYAEQPPMNVKVDFFYPYLDPNTRTGQVRIQLRNPNSQFKPDQFVNVVLQTPEKTVLVVPNDAVLNTGDKQYVFVELGSGYFDPRQVQIGIQTKEGTEIATGVKEGERVVTAANFLLDSEARLRGVLENMGKPSKAQTMQVAPSTGGLVIQVLEPKTAKTGDNRMRVSVKDAGGKPVSGAEVEVTLSMPQMGAMPPMSNKAMLLDQGNGIYAGNIEFQMAWTWETTIVVKKENKVIGSMKTTVTAR
- a CDS encoding efflux RND transporter permease subunit codes for the protein MIDRIIEYSAAHKFMVFLLVGFAFLAGIWSIYNVPLDAIPDLSDPQVIIYTEWPGRSPNLVEDQITYPLVSAMLAAPRVNMVRGFSDYGYSYVYVIFDEGTDIYWGRSRVLEYMSKLTGKLPPDVTPTLGPDATGVGWAFEYALVDRSGRNNLAQLRSFNDWYVRYWLESVSGVAEVATVGGFVKQYQVVVDPNKLRAYRVTVTDVMDVIRRSNREVGGRVVEFTGKEYLIRGRGYIKGISDIESLPVGPRAMNGTSTTGPRSTSMSNGTSMMPAASTPVSINSGVPIRVADVARVELGPEMRRGVAELNGEGEVTGGIVVVRYGQNVSKVIDQVKEKIKEVKPSFPEGVEFITTYDRSDLIHRSIETLRRTLIEELLIVSLVILIFLWHVPSAMIPIATIPIAVIIAFIPMYGMNITSNIMSLGGIAIAIGAMVDAAIVVVEQTHKKLEHWDKEGRPGDSKRVIIDAVKEVGGPSFFSLLVIAISFLPIFVLQAQEGRLFKPLAFTKNFSMAIAAVLAITLDPALRLAIMRTREFSFRPRALSRFANAIFIGKIHDEENHPISRPLMKIYHPALRFALNHKWLILTTAVLVVALTVPVYRKLGSEFMPPLNEGTILYMPITLPGISVTEATKYLQIQDRMLMQFPEVQTVFGKIGKAETSTDPAPMSMVETTVTLKPEDQWREVPMERWYSKPWVPEFVKVPLRRIWPDTKRITWEELISEMDSKVQIPSYANAWLFPIRTRIDMITTGIRTPVGVKVLGPKLEVIEQVGLETEKVLKKVPGTRSAFFERVTGGYYLDFEVNREEAARYGLAVDDINDVIESAIGGMSISTTIEGRERYPINVRYARSMRDDLNALGGVLVSTPSGAQVPISQLASMRLSTGPAMIKNEEGFLAGFIFVDVTGRDLGGYVKEAKKTVAEQVKLPAGYSILWSGQYEYMERVKQRLLVVVPITLLIIILLLYVNTGSFVKTSIILLAVPFSAVGAIWLLYLLDYNMSIAVWVGLIALLGVDAETGVFMMLYLDLAYKERVAKGTMKTKADLKEAIEYGAVKRLRPKVMTVAVMFMGLVPIMWSHGAGSDVMRRIAAPMIGGIFTSFIMELMVYPVIYEIWKGRELKKLQLVQVPSIEESNNNNQ